A region from the Devosia lucknowensis genome encodes:
- a CDS encoding sulfate/molybdate ABC transporter ATP-binding protein, producing the protein MEVRVQNVRKEFDRFPALHDVSLDIRSGELIALLGPSGSGKTTLLRLIAGLERPTAGRIFFGDTDASEKSVQERNIGFVFQHYALFRHMTILENVSFGLKVRPRSTRPPAGEIRRRAMELLDLVQLAGLEKRYPSQLSGGQRQRVALARALAIEPGVLLLDEPFGALDAQVRRELRKWLREIHDRTGHTTVFVTHDQEEALELADRLCVMSQGRIEQVGSPDSVYDDPSSPFVFGFIGESSELPVHLENGDVWVGDRPIGISQPGTVAGQQRLFFRPHDIELVEGGAALAGVVASSRRVGGTRRVELDIGGAAHRVEIDLPFDHPAGERTQIAFRPKRWRLFPAA; encoded by the coding sequence ATGGAAGTACGCGTTCAGAATGTGCGCAAGGAGTTCGACCGGTTCCCGGCCCTCCATGACGTGTCGCTCGACATCCGCTCGGGCGAGCTGATTGCGCTGCTTGGGCCGTCGGGTTCGGGCAAGACGACGCTGCTGCGCCTGATCGCCGGCCTCGAGCGGCCGACCGCGGGCCGCATCTTCTTCGGGGACACCGACGCTTCGGAAAAGAGCGTGCAGGAGCGCAACATCGGCTTCGTGTTCCAGCACTATGCCCTGTTCCGCCATATGACGATCCTCGAAAACGTCTCCTTCGGCCTCAAGGTCCGCCCGCGCTCGACGCGGCCCCCAGCCGGGGAAATCCGCCGCCGCGCCATGGAACTGCTCGATCTCGTGCAGCTTGCCGGCCTCGAGAAGCGCTATCCCAGCCAGCTCTCGGGCGGCCAGCGCCAGCGCGTCGCGCTTGCTCGTGCACTGGCCATCGAACCCGGCGTGCTGCTGCTCGATGAACCCTTCGGCGCCCTCGATGCGCAGGTGCGTCGCGAGCTGCGCAAGTGGCTTCGCGAAATTCACGACCGCACCGGTCACACCACAGTGTTCGTGACCCACGACCAGGAAGAGGCTCTTGAACTCGCAGACCGCCTCTGCGTCATGAGCCAGGGCCGGATCGAGCAGGTCGGTTCGCCCGACAGCGTGTACGACGATCCGAGCTCGCCCTTCGTCTTCGGTTTTATCGGCGAGTCCTCGGAATTGCCGGTTCACCTCGAGAACGGTGACGTCTGGGTCGGCGATCGTCCCATCGGCATTTCGCAGCCAGGCACCGTCGCAGGGCAACAGCGCCTGTTTTTCCGTCCACACGATATCGAGCTGGTTGAAGGTGGTGCCGCCCTGGCCGGTGTCGTCGCGTCGAGCCGTCGCGTCGGCGGGACACGCCGGGTCGAACTCGACATCGGCGGCGCCGCGCATCGGGTCGAGATCGACCTGCCGTTCGATCATCCAGCCGGCGAGCGGACCCAGATCGCCTTCCGGCCAAAGCGCTGGCGGCTGTTCCCCGCAGCCTAG
- the cysW gene encoding sulfate ABC transporter permease subunit CysW: protein MWVRVLLIAIGLAFMALFLVLPLVAVFSEAFRQGIGAFWASLQSPDALSAIRLTLLVAAIAVPLNVVFGIAASWAIAKFEFKGKAFLITLIDLPFSVSPVISGLVYVLLFSAGSVLGPFLKSYGIEILFAVPGIVLATIFVTFPFVARELIPLMQDQGTGDEEAALSLGASGWQTFWRVTLPNIKWGLLYGVLLCNARAMGEFGAVAVVSGKIRGQTTTMPLQVEMFYNEYQGTAAFALASLLALLALVTLVLKTALEWRFSEELAATGRGH from the coding sequence ATGTGGGTGCGCGTGCTGTTGATCGCCATCGGTCTCGCCTTCATGGCGCTGTTCCTGGTGCTGCCGCTGGTGGCGGTTTTTTCAGAGGCGTTCCGCCAGGGCATCGGCGCATTCTGGGCGAGCCTGCAGAGCCCTGATGCCCTCTCCGCCATCCGGCTGACCCTTCTGGTCGCGGCCATTGCCGTGCCGCTCAACGTCGTCTTCGGCATTGCGGCGTCCTGGGCCATCGCCAAGTTCGAATTCAAGGGCAAGGCCTTCCTCATCACCCTGATCGACCTGCCGTTCTCGGTCTCGCCTGTCATATCGGGCCTTGTCTACGTGCTGCTGTTCAGCGCCGGCAGCGTGCTTGGCCCCTTTCTCAAGTCCTACGGCATCGAGATCCTCTTTGCCGTGCCGGGCATCGTGCTGGCGACCATTTTCGTCACCTTCCCCTTTGTCGCGCGCGAGCTCATCCCGCTGATGCAGGACCAGGGCACGGGCGACGAGGAGGCAGCGCTCTCGCTCGGCGCTTCGGGCTGGCAGACGTTCTGGCGGGTGACCCTGCCCAACATCAAGTGGGGCCTCCTCTACGGCGTCTTGCTCTGCAATGCCCGCGCCATGGGCGAGTTCGGCGCCGTGGCCGTGGTTTCGGGCAAGATCCGCGGCCAGACGACGACCATGCCGCTGCAAGTCGAAATGTTCTACAACGAATATCAGGGGACGGCGGCTTTCGCGCTCGCATCGCTGCTGGCATTGCTCGCCCTGGTGACACTGGTTCTCAAGACCGCGCTCGAATGGCGTTTCAGCGAAGAGCTGGCCGCCACCGGCCGTGGCCACTGA